The genomic segment CAGATGAAAAGAAAGGTTTTTACCTTGAATAATCGGTTTCTTTGCTCAGCACTTTCGATAAGGTTTTTCCAGAGCGGATCGCTCTTCAATGTTGCAGCTGAACCAACGACCTGATAAGCAAGTTTTAGTGGAGAATGGATCAGTGAGATAGAACCAGAGAGAGGGTATATAAATAAAAGCCAGAGAATAGCTTTGTGTGCAAGGATTGGTTTTATGTCTTACCAATACTGAAGACTTAGCTCGTGTAATCCCAACATTCATCCGCCGAGAATTAGAGAGAAAACCAATTTGTCCTTTATCGTTAGCTCTGACGCATGAGAATATAGCAACATCCTTCTCCCTTCCCTTTTCATCAagatgaggaaaaaaaacagaaagagaaaTGGATGAAAACTTGGACTGTGGTTTGAGTTCTGAGATTAGCATAAAAGCAGAATCTACTGCATTTTAGTTTGTTTAAGCGCACAGTTGATGTTGAAcagtgagaaaaagagagtagaGTATTGACCTGGAACCCATCAACAGTGTTGATATCAACCACCTTTTCTGCCTCCGCACCAAACATCTCCTTAAACCGATCTTTGAAAGTTTTTACTTGGTAGTTATACGGCGATATAATAGCTAGCTGAGAACTTGACTTCAGCTCTGGGTACATGGTCACAAGTCTGTGGTAGATGAGAAGAACAAATTCCACCTCATCTAGATTTACCCGAGAACCAGTTGCTCCTGGATGTTGAGACTCTTTCCCTTCATGTATATCGAAAAAGCAAAATGGACCAAAGCAACGGTATTTATGCCAGTCCCGGGTAGTCTGAGCTTCAATGTTAGATCCATCTTCCAGTGCTTCTTCATAGAATTGCTTTGATGGAAAGCTTCTTATCTGATTTTCAGTCAAAAATTGTTTCAGGGTAAAATGAGATGCAACCATTTGAAGTAAGAATTAAGCTAACTACAATCTTTTGAAGAATCTTGTGAAGTAGCTATCAACTGATGTTAATTCTTTAGAAATCTGATAGTATCTATCTTAAGTGGATACTAAATGAGAATTGCTGCATACCTCTGGATGCATCCGGTATTGGGTCTTCAACATTTTCACTGGATAGCCAGCCTTTTGAAGTCTCTCGAACATGCTTGTACCATACCTTCattaaagagagaataaaaaaaatagcaatcagATAGTGTCAATACAATATTCATGAAAGACATAAACAGATAAAAGGTTGGACGAATTGAGTGGTTTAAAGCACTTACCCAGAATCCTGAGCAACAGTTGAGATTACAGTAGCTGGGAGTTGTTTTGGATCCCCTACCTGATAAAGATAGAAACATAATATTGATTAGTTGCCTTTAACTGATCATACAAATCATTAACTCATAAACTTATGGTCTTGTGCTTGCTGGTCAAACCTACAAGACACAGCTATATTGTTCAATTCCAAGAGGGGATGCTTCTAATGGTGTGTGTCGAATTATCTATCTATTGTTATGCATTTGGGAAATTACTGAAATTTTGATACTTAAATAAATGCTATGGGATTGTTACCAGAAACACTTGTTTGCACCTAGTGGCCAAAGGGATTAGAGTTGCTGGCTCAACCTGGGCAAGGAACACAAGTGTAAATATCATTAGCAACAAACTCTGAGAAGCAGATAAGCTTCTGACACTCGGGGAATATAAGCATGAACATTTTCTCTATATGCATAAACTTTTAATCAGTAAAAAGCTACTTTCATGTAAAcagcaaacaacaaattttgacatatataaacatattttggCCAAGAAACAAAACCAGGATTAAAATTATTCAGAAACTATAGGTTAGGGAGAAGGTATTAATCAACCCCATGTACCAACATGCCATGAACACTACTACTATGACAAAAGTCTCATGCAACTTGAGTTTCAAAAATAAAGCATCCTATTTTTCTATCCACTTTCAAATAAGCCATCAGACATTTATAGGTTCATGTAAACCTTATCAACACATCCAAACATAAGTTCACATATTAGAAGGGGCTTACAGCTTGTGCAGCTTCATCTATAATAACGACATCGAAGCCACGGGTAGATTTAGCAAGAAGTGCTGAGCCACTGAAGCTAAGGGTAGCGAACACCTGAAAGTGCAAAGAAACAGAAGTGGATAATCAGGGAAGGATATAAAAAAAGCTTTGAGTAACATTAATACGAAAGTAATCCCCGTACAATTGCAGCCTCTTCCAAAATTGCAGTGCGGATACTATCTATATCAGTTCCTGTCGTTCCTTGTTTTGGTTTATCGATGGCAGAGCCACGCTTTTGTGTTACCTGCAAAACAGTGTTCTCAGAACGCAGTATCCAAACAAAAGATATGTcaacaaattttgtaatttcGTTGTTTGTTCTCTACAAGTGTGATTCCTCCTTGATGAATATTCTTTATCTGATGACACTTAGACTCCCAGTAGAATATCCTTTAAGAAAGTTAAATCAAGCAACCAAAACTAAGCCAGGACAAACGACAATCAAAGTGTAAAAGCTACTAGATACATACAAGGTGATCCAGGGATACTGATGCAACGGAGTGATGTGCCTTGAGACCAATTCGAACTATTTTGGGTGTGTATGTCTGGGCGTTTTCGTCACGAAGACCTCAAAGTGCAAAAGTCATAATTTATAAGACCGTTACCAACTTTTCAACAATGAAACGATGTAGTGAATAAACCACATACCTGTAGTCAGAAGCCGCAACACAATCTCATCAAGTGCCGAGTTTGATGGAGCACAGACAAGTACTCGTAATCTGTACTTCCGACTAGCATTAACCACCTCTGGtttctgaaaacaaaagaaagataagtGGCGTTactatatgataaaataaataaatgcgGTGTTACCACTTGTCTCAGAATAAAATCTTACGACTTACCAATTCATTTCCTGAGGTTGGAAAAaaaccatcatcaccatcttcaGGCATAATAGCATCTCGAGGGTTGACACCCAAAATCCAAGGAGAAGCTCGTCCCCAGTGATTGTATCTGCAGACAAAAGAAATGATGAGATAATAGGGAGGTATGACATGTTATATTTCAGACCAAACTATTGATGCAATGTAATATTATTCTAAATCCTCTTATTCGCAAGATTTCAAATGAAACACCATATGATTTAGATAATATCATAATACTAACAATTTCCAATCATTATGAACATATATCTGGGTATGCGAGAACTAAGTATCGGAATATGTAAAAGATCTTAAAATGGGAGCAAAACCATACTTCTCCTCCATGGTCATCTGAATTCCACGTTTCACTTCTTGCATTGTACCCCtattatggaaaaaaaagaaggaatattAACGAGAATGCAAAGCATAGTTGTCATCCTAACTCGGAGCTGCACAATTTTAAGTGAGCATCAAGAGGATGGAATGTAAAAATCATACTTAGACTGGACTCTTGCTGGAGTGGCATGCATAATAGCTCCAAGAATGCTAAGAATTGTCTGTGTTTTCCCCGTACCTGGAGGACCCTAATGAAGGATAGATTCATTAGTATTAGAATCAAATTGTAGATGCAATTTGTTATAGCCATGTTGACTGTCAATGCAATTTTACAAAGAAGAATTTCATGTCCACATAGTTTACAAGATCGAAATATTGCCAACTTcgaaatattttggttttctgtTGTACGTATCATCCACATACTTTTTAAAGGCAATCTTGAGAGTCAAACAGAAATACATTGAGTGCTAGCTCAGTAAGCATGTTGGAGAATTTTAATTTCATGTCAATGGAGGGCATTCGTATCGTAAAAGATTGTGTGTTTTACATTCAGTGTATAAAGAAGTATGATATTTTAACATGAAAAAGCTTAGAATATGTCCTAAAAACAATGAAACGAGTTGAATAAAGAAGTCAACCTGTATTAACACGAAGGATTTCCTTGACAGACCAACctgcaaaataatattttgagacAAAGAGCCCAAATCTATGTTAAGGGAAAGTTTAAAAGTCTGTAAGGAAAGAAGTGACAAGGCCAGACTTACATCAATTGCCTCCTTTTgggatttgttaagattttcgTTAAAATAATCATGCAGAGGTCCAGATATTTTCCACGCTtcatctccagaaccacaagATTTTTCTTCTGCAGTAAAGATTAAATCCTTGAAAGGGAGCGAACTGACCGATCGTAGTGCTATATATTCCCGAATAATGGTCGATAAACCACAtaactacaaaacaaacaaaccatacCATGAAAGAGTGAATGCAAGAGAGAACTATATTCTATCAAGAAAGGATATGCAACAGCCGCCagatttaaattcaaaaatcaaattctaatTAGACGAATgaagggaagaaaaaaacagaaaccaagCTAGTACAGCATAACAGGAATCTAGACATAGTTGAGGCCTATTATCGAATTCATGAAAAAGACACGATATAACTTGACATAGTTGGTGTGTCATAACAACTGACCTTTAAACTGAATACCCTTTTGTCTATAGCGCTGGCAGACGATGTAATAAGAGAACGCatatttgagagagattggATAAATGACTTTGTTCTAGAGGATTTAGTATTTCTGGTTATCTTGACTATATCTTCAGCTAAATACATCCGAAGTCGAAGAAGATTGCTTTGACGATTTTCCACTACAGCAAACCCATAAGATGAAGGAAATGAATTCCCTTTAACCTGAAAAGGTTAATCTGTAAGTGAATCCAATATTTGAGAATGACTTTTATTAATCAGAAATACTACAAGTCATACAACACCttgaaaaatcaaacaaaaacaaaggattATTATAAGTACCTCTtcttttgacaacaacaaaagatcGTTTTGAGCAAGATATTCATCCTCTTCATGTTCGTATGTGACAAGCAGAAAGTGAAACCCTTCACCCTCGCTGCATTCCATTACCAATCTCATTTTACACACCGTTTctaagaggaaaaaaaatgacaGAAAAGTCACTTCCACAATTTTCAGAGCCAAAATGTAAAGAAACTCGTTTTATAAACAACAAATCTTACTACAAGTATACAAATTTAATTCCCAATAACAGAACATCAAATCCGAAACATTTGACAATCTCTTCCATGATCAATGGATGGACAGAAGTAATAAGACAAACACGAAAAGACATCATTAgatgaaaatatatagtataagcTAACCTTCTTCACTGTCTTTATTCTGCAAAATTTGAGCTTTAACTTCTTCGAAGAGCAGTGGTTCAAAAGTCTCAAAGTAatcatcaacatctttataAGTATTCTTTACAACACTCAACTTCTCTTTAGAATCCTTTCTATTATTCCTCTGTAAAGATAAATGAAACTTTGAAATTAAATCTCACATTCGCCTAAGTAAGAAAACGCATATAGTGTTTTACGCAGATGATGATCAATGAAGTTTAcctcattttcttttgtaagcTGTTTGTAATCCCAACCTAATATAATGTTATAGAAACGGGTAACAGCTgaggattcttcttcttgtagctTAATATTATCGATCGCCATTACACacactaatctctctctctcagctccAAAATCACCGCTCAGAGTCTTCTACACGAACATGtatcaaaacaaaccaaaacgaaATTGGGGAAGAAAGTTATATAAACGCAGTACAGATAGACATACGACTCTCGAACCCAATCATCAACAGATAGAAACCCAATTTGAGATAGggaattgaatttgaagagAACAACATAtaagctaaaataaaaatctcagcAAAAGGTATCGTAATATGAGCTAAACATTCGAGAAGCAACTTGAGTACGTAGACGAGCTTCGGAGAGAGGATTTTACCAGTCGGAGAAGACGAGAGAAGACGGCGGAGAGAGGAGTTTGCGGCGAAGCTGTAACCGGAATAAAAGGGTTTAGCTACAAAAACTTCTAATTAcactttttcattattataaaaaaaaaatatagatagatGATGGGCCGAAATAACTAAAGGCCCAGTATACGTTTAGTGAAAAAATTGTAATtcactttattattttgttatttacataAGTAGTTTCAATCATATACACAAATTTACTTtacatatatgtttgtttatcaCACTGGCTAAACACAATTAATTAGACTTGTAACAAATGTGTAATTTGAAAAGGTTTAGTAGTTTCTGATGGTGCTACTGGTGCAAGGGGCGCAAGCAAGATCCATGGTTGAGATACAAACACGAAGAACTTCGTGAACAACTCCACGCTGAAGCACTTTTAGAACGGTTTCTTCTTTCCCTGTTACAACATTGACTAGAGAGACCTGACGTGATACGATTTCGTCTCTCATTCGTCTCCCACCTGACCATCGACCTAACGTCAACCATTTCACCCAAACCAGCTGCTCGGAGATTCCATATCGCGTAAGCGCTTCCAAGATTTGCTCCCGCTGTAGATTAGCAATGTTTAAAGTAAGTTGGAAAAGGAGTAAAGGTAGTgatgtttggtttcttttggaaattaacaaacaaactaaCCAGCGGTTTCAGGTGTTGTATGCAGTAGATGAGTCCAATGAGGTTTAGCAGCACGCTCAAGTTTGGTTTGAAGATAAAAAACTCCACATCTTGAAATCCTAACCTCATCGAGCTCATTGTTTCAACCGCGTGCAGGTATTGGCCGCCCTCTAGAGACAACGTAGATGGCCATTTGGTCACATACGTAATCACCTCGGAAGCTCTTGATGCCATTTCCGTATGCTGCGCCACGTAAAATCTTCTCCATTCCTACAAAAATGTTTTAGAGTATAGAGTAATTATGAACCCATTATAGACCTCATCGTAATCAACGTTAGAGAGAGTTTTCAGTCTCTCGCCACAACAACAGaggcaacaaaaacaaaccccaAATGGCCAAATTAGAAAACTAGCAAACTCTACCTATAAGTTTCCATTTTCCTGAGCTATGTAGACGATCATCACTGTGTCCAAATCAATCATAGCACATAcagtataaattataaattctatatCTAATCACCTTCCCCCAAGACTAAGCAATTGTTAAAGATCTCAACCAAACAATCCACACTAGCAGCATATACCAATCCATGAGGTTATAAGAAGCTCCAATTTAACCTAGTCACAACTCAAAACAGAATTCAATtctacaacaaacaaacaaactcacaCCATCAGACTACAAACTgaccaaaatctaaaacaacTCGAGACTTGAATTTgtaagaatcaagaatcaatgGGAAGATGTCTCAGTTTTTGTACCTGAGAACTTTCATCATTGGTGGTTCCAGCGTTTTGGGGTTGAAGAAACTGAGTACTGTCTGCATCAAATGTGAACAACAAAGGCCATCTTTTTCGAAACAGAGGTTCCCATAAGACATCAGAACCACAAAGCTCTCTCCAAAAACTAGAACAGCTACTGAGTGCACAAAGATCATTCACCTAATCATCAAACAAGACACAGTTTTTATCAAGAACTAGCCTCGGAATCAAGTTCACAAAGAGAAATTAagcaaaaatacaaacaaaaacctgAAGAGAAGAGCCGATCTTCAGGATTATGTCATGGGGAAGAGAGCTACAAGATAATTGAATCGAATTCAtacttttcttaaaaaacaaattttgcaaCTTGTCTTCAATATCTGTAGAGATATTGCGTTTCTAAGGAGTACACGTTTCCATATGACTAGTAACGGAtgtgaaggagatgatgatgatgatgattgtgacTCACCACATAAaaaattacttcttgaagttgaCTTAAAAGTcttaaccaacaacaacaaaaaagagacaaaattaACTGAACAGACAAAAATGTCAACTTCTCGgtgatttcttctttttgtagcCCATGAATTTCGAAGACGGCTTGTGCCCAGATCAGATTTCGCATGTCTAGTCTCATACGAACTCATATTTTTCATAGGATCATCAAGAAAAAGCTCTACTGTGTATACTGTACGCCCATAAGTTGTTCGATGATATGCCTGAGATAAAATAATCGAGATTcgagagttgttgttgttgatNNNNNNNNNNNNNNNNNNNNNNNNNNNNNNNNNNNNNNNNNNNNNNNatggggcattccgagaattgaactcgggacctctcgcaccctaagcgagaatcataccactagaccaaatgcccgcTGTTGATGACCTTTAACTTTTAACCTTCCAAATATCCTACCTCTAAGaattattaatgttttcttaacaAGACCAGTTCACTCATTTGAAGTAGCCTGTCCAAACATGTGTGTGAAATGACAAGTTTTGATCCAATCCCAGCGAAAGTTCTCAACACAATTGTCTAGGTACAACTTTAGGATGTTGACTTATCACTTGCCCTGACAATGTCTATCCCTTGGATTCTTGTAGCTAGTCCAAGACATTTCATCCTGAACTCAACCATCAAGCTGAgctttatataattaacaacaTCAGCAAGTAAAGCTTCtcaaatgtttaatttgtataatCTTACGTACGTACACACAAGTATCAtaatttcatctttttaattaaGTCATTGACTCTTCGTAGGACCTGTAAAACTGtcaaactttattatattatcttcaAGAGTTCTTTAATCATagaaatatttcttttcttttttttgttgttgttaaaatgTTAGACttattaatcaacaaaaataaaaatatttacaaaaggtTGGTAAAAGCTTTTAGCGCGTGGTAGGTCTACGATCATATCTGTTAGGGTTGTGGTGGGTCGTATTGTGGATATGTCCATACCGCTCCCTCCATACTAAATATATGACTGTTTGGAAGAGCAAACAGAGGAGAGCAGCTTCAATAGCAGGGGAGGTTTGGCGAGTGAGAGCCTGCAAAGTTATTGCCCAATCTGGGTTTGGGCGACGTCAGAGGAGGGGTGCACTCAAAGATGACCAAAGAGAAAATGTATACGGGCAAGCAAAGAAGAGATGATCCCTAGTCTCATTTCGCTCACCACACAGCGGACATGATTGAGTTTGTCCCCAGCTCTGTAGACGTTGGCCAGTGGATAGTCGATCAAGGATCACCAACAAAGTATATGATTTCAATATTACTGCGGTAACTTTCCTTACTGCTTAATCCATAAATGGTAACGCTTAATTACATTTATTGtcatgtatattaatttttgcaaGACAAtggatatttatatttttgactgCAAATCAAATTTAATGCGACTcagatttattattttgtctactgtttgattgattttagaATTGAATTGTCATGTATGTCTCTGATTTTGGAATTCAAAATGTCATGTATTCTCTATGcttgattttggaatttgaaaTTGTCATGTATGTTTTCTctgatttattttatcattttttatttgacaAATAGGACATCAGACAACATTCAGCTAAAAACAGACTATTTAGAAGCCAAGTGTTGTACTTGTTAATGACTCAAGATGCATTATCTGTGCATGAGATTGTTCAAGCCAACCAGGCTGCTAGACTATTTATGTATCCCATCCTACTTCTAAGGCATAGTGATGGACATACATACCTACACAGAAGAAGAGATCACAAATTCGAGgtatttaagtttgttttttgtttattatttaaatttcataaaagGCATGCACTCAtacttttgttatttgttgtggTAGTCTGGTGGTATCGCAGCAATTGTCCTTTACCGCACATCATGTAGGCAACTTGTTTCAGGTCTTAGTGGCACACCGCTATTTCTTTCAAGGTATCCAAGGCGATCACTTCCTAGTACATTACCTGGCAGAAAAACGAAGATGATGTAATGCTAATCGAGCAGTATCCGATTCCAATCGTTCCGGTGGTCAATCTAGCTCATCTAcaccaaaattaaatttaattgaaGTTTGGCTTCTAAGCGCTTTTAGTCaggaaaattttacttttagatGTCGCGTATACAAAGACCCCCGAATTTAAACCAGCGGCTATAGTCAAGTGTCAGTTATAGAACTAATTGTTGGCATGTTCTTTTCATGATATATGTGAAAAAACCTTAAAGAGAACTTATAACAAAATGGTGAATATATACTTAACaacatcaaataattttttttaaacacatatTCATTAATTTCAATCATTTAATAAActagtaaatatataattattttcttacagtTAATTCTGAAATGATAGGCTTTTATTAGACAAGACAAATAATAGTCATTACATTACACTTGTCCAATATTTTTAATGGGTTTTACACGTGTCTACATTGTTCATATATGATAaggaaattcagaaacaaataatatattgttaaaaGATGTTTTGCCTTAAAAACTACTTTAGAACTTAACAAAGTTAAATacaatagtatatatttaggttcttgagatttttttttctaaaaaaatggaaatttatttattttaaagtcaaacttaaggaaaaaaccaaaaaaaaaaacaaattattaatttataatgcaAGAGTTGGATACATCATAcattaaatataaagatatgaaattaattaatttccttcacttttaatttttaacatcTGTACTAAGAAATATCTTTATATGCAGTGCTGTCTACATAAGACTATGTACAATGGTTCCAAAATTACAACAcccacttttttctttttaacactccacatcactttctctttcttccacgTCATGATTCAACACCTACATTATTTTTATCTTctacaatagttttgtttaataaactTACATCACCTTACCCCAccaattttatttcatattttccaccttatttgtgtttattttttgtgatCACATATTCTTAATCATAgttaatatcaaataaaattaaaacaagcaaaaattaaataatttataaaataaattgagattttgtttttattttataaaatatataaattatgagGATCTATTAAAAAACCGgtaaaacaataaacaagaGTTTATGAAGGTTGATAGCAAAAATATAGTAGAAaggataagttttttttttgtgtccaaattaaatgaaacaaGTTTCTATTTATACAGAatgaaaaatgataaattttggtataaaaataataaaataaaattttggtattcTATAAGATCATTGATCTCAAATAATTGGATTGggtaaaaaataattgaaatctCATCatccaataaaaacaaaacacatttctatatataaatattattctataatttaaaaagtaaaccaTTCAGAATGTGCCACGTGGCGAGCAAATCCACTTCTTTTGGGTTTCAACGGAGTTGAAAACATTCAACTGTGTTGTCTCCACAtcatccattttctttttttcaacacCTCATTGCATTGCTTCAACTGTTGAATTTTTTATTCAACAGATCAAAACTATACCATTGTAAGTAGTCTAAgtcatatatttaataaattgagTGATCATTTTGATTATGTGTGTaaattctcttctcttcaatattatatatgaaatgtgtTAGGCTTCATAAGATATATCTTACGGGGAGAAGACTGTAAACTAGTCTTTGTTATTTAGAACTTGATTGTGATGGGTTGTGGGTGGTGGAAGTGGTTATGAAGAAGCATCCCTTATGAGTaagaataacatatatatatttctcatttatttatgttgttatatttttcttacgATGCCACATTTTTTCCTCTTGAGAATTATTTAGTTATACTATGGATGCTGAACTGAAGATTGGGTTGCATTGTGAAAATTGCGCGAAAAAACTCAGAAAAGTTGTTAGCAAACAAAAAGGcaagaattttatttatttatttattctatatatatatatatatcataggaaaaaagatggctagctNNNNNNNNNNNNNNNNNNNNNNNNNNNNNNNNNNNNNNNNNNNNNNNNNNNNNNNNNNNNNNNNNNNNNNNNNNNNNNNNNNNNNNNNNNNNNNNNNNNNNNNNNNNNNNNNNNNNNNNNNNNNNNNNNNNNNNNNNNNNNNNNNNNNNNNNNNNNNNNNNNNNNNNNNNNNNNNNNNNNNNNNNNNNNNNNNNNNNNNNNNNNNNNNNNNNNNNNNNNNNNNNNNNNNNNNNNNNNNNNNNNNNNNNNNNNNNNNNNNNNNNNNNNNNNNNNNNNNNNNNNNNNNNNNNNNNNNNNNNNNNNNNNNNNNNNNNNNNNNNNNNNNNNNNNNNNNNNNNNNNNNNNNNNNNNNNNNNNNNNNNNNNNNNNNNNNNNNNNNNNNNNNNNNNNNNNNNNNNNNNNNNNNNNNNNNNNNNNNNNNNNNNNNNNNNNNNNNNNNNNNNNNNNNNNNNNNNNNNNNNNNNNNNNNNNNNNNNNNNNNNNNNNNNNNNNNNNNNNNNNNNNNNNNNNNNNNNNNNNNNNNNNNNNNNNNNNNNNNNNNNNNNNNNNNNNNNNNNNNNNNNNNNNNNNNNNNNNNNNNNNNNNNNNNNNNNNNNNNNNNNNNNNNNNNNNNNNNNNNNNNNNNNNNNNNNNNNNNNNNNNNNNNNNNNNNNNNNNNNNNNNNNNNNNNNNNNNNNNNNNNNNNNNNNNNNNNNNNNNNNNNNNNNNNNNNNNNNNNNNNNNNNNNNNNNNNNNNNNNNNNNNNNNNNNNNNNNNNNNNNNNNNNNNNNNNNNNNNNNNNNNNNNNNNNNNNNNNNNNNNNNNNNNNNNNNNNNNNNNNNNNNNNNNNNNNNNNNNNNNNNNNNNNNNNNNNNNNNNNNNNNNNNNNNNNNNNNNNNNNNNNNNNNNNNNNNNNNNNNNNNNNNNNNNNNNNNNNNNNNNNNNNNNNNNNNNNNNNNNNNNNNNNNNttcatagaaaaaaattaaaatacaatttgttttggtcaatgttggtcaacgccggagtcaacgtcggtcttaGCCGGAATCATTCGaccggtgtaccggattgtatgtctatggtgttgactacataacatcatatagttcatgcatgtggtcatgcaatacatatacttcgtgtagttgaggatacaatattatacttggcatgtgtgaccatgcattcTCTAATACTTCATGTagttagccatcttttttcctatatcatatcatattttgATGACGATACAGTACATATATAGGcatcaataatattttataattaatgtatTATTAGGAGTTGAAGAATGTCTAACGGATATGCGTAACCAAAAGGTTATGATTGCTGGTGCTTTTGATTTGGAGAGGATGTTGAAGACTATCAAGAAAAAAACTGGTAAAAATGCAGAAATCTTGGTGATGACTAAGAAATCCGATGCAGTTCAGACGGACGATCTGATAAAGTCCAGATAGATGATGAACATGAACTAGTTCTAGAGAAGAATGAAATATCTTCTTTAGttccaaaacaacaagaaaatcttgaaAACGAGAAAAATGATGATAAACCTGAGACAAGGTAGATTACTCTCTAATCgttctcacttcttcttttttttgttaatttttaagaTACTAGATGTATCTTAACTctttacaattattttgtagTAAAGTAATGGAAGTCGAGTTCAAGATACCATTCCTAAATGACAAAAATGAGGTC from the Camelina sativa cultivar DH55 chromosome 12, Cs, whole genome shotgun sequence genome contains:
- the LOC104732099 gene encoding probable helicase MAGATAMA 3 codes for the protein MAIDNIKLQEEESSAVTRFYNIILGWDYKQLTKENERNNRKDSKEKLSVVKNTYKDVDDYFETFEPLLFEEVKAQILQNKDSEEETVCKMRLVMECSEGEGFHFLLVTYEHEEDEYLAQNDLLLLSKEEVKGNSFPSSYGFAVVENRQSNLLRLRMYLAEDIVKITRNTKSSRTKSFIQSLSNMRSLITSSASAIDKRVFSLKLCGLSTIIREYIALRSVSSLPFKDLIFTAEEKSCGSGDEAWKISGPLHDYFNENLNKSQKEAIDVGLSRKSFVLIQGPPGTGKTQTILSILGAIMHATPARVQSKGTMQEVKRGIQMTMEEKYNHWGRASPWILGVNPRDAIMPEDGDDGFFPTSGNELKPEVVNASRKYRLRVLVCAPSNSALDEIVLRLLTTGLRDENAQTYTPKIVRIGLKAHHSVASVSLDHLVTQKRGSAIDKPKQGTTGTDIDSIRTAILEEAAIVFATLSFSGSALLAKSTRGFDVVIIDEAAQAVEPATLIPLATRCKQVFLVGDPKQLPATVISTVAQDSGYGTSMFERLQKAGYPVKMLKTQYRMHPEIRSFPSKQFYEEALEDGSNIEAQTTRDWHKYRCFGPFCFFDIHEGKESQHPGATGSRVNLDEVEFVLLIYHRLVTMYPELKSSSQLAIISPYNYQVKTFKDRFKEMFGAEAEKVVDINTVDGFQGREKDVAIFSCVRANDKGQIGFLSNSRRMNVGITRAKSSVLVVGSAATLKSDPLWKNLIESAEQRNRLFKVSKPLNYFFSEENLETMKVTEDMEIPDAPLYEDEALXSGGTIWWR
- the LOC104732100 gene encoding uncharacterized protein LOC104732100, translated to MNSIQLSCSSLPHDIILKIGSSLQVNDLCALSSCSSFWRELCGSDVLWEPLFRKRWPLLFTFDADSTQFLQPQNAGTTNDESSQEWRRFYVAQHTEMASRASEVITYVTKWPSTLSLEGGQYLHAVETMSSMRLGFQDVEFFIFKPNLSVLLNLIGLIYCIQHLKPLREQILEALTRYGISEQLVWVKWLTLGRWSGGRRMRDEIVSRQVSLVNVVTGKEETVLKVLQRGVVHEVLRVCISTMDLACAPCTSSTIRNY